In a single window of the Nitrospira defluvii genome:
- a CDS encoding class I SAM-dependent methyltransferase encodes MTDSRLVRFPETSYGIVKRWQTIEAWTETVARRRRKSSLTVLDYGCGTGDHVTYPLACLGHHVLGVDVHEESIRQASVRYQSPTLSFRLADIEALVNDGARFDLVVCSEVLEHLYHPRKFLDMLTRVLEPGGGVIITTPNGYGSFEWLSSLHGLLARAGIHGLLRRVAHACSPSRKAATTPEAEAETVVPTTGFLNMDSTHVQFFRIGELERIFFDGGFRIIERRARTLLCGPYVDVLFRLAPWEPALCRANNRLADLLPFSWAADWMFLLEHRGAGAQ; translated from the coding sequence GTGACCGATAGCCGGTTGGTGCGGTTTCCCGAAACCTCGTATGGAATCGTCAAGCGCTGGCAAACGATCGAGGCGTGGACAGAGACGGTGGCGCGCCGCCGGAGAAAATCTTCGCTCACGGTGTTGGACTATGGCTGCGGCACCGGCGATCACGTGACCTATCCTCTGGCCTGCCTGGGGCATCACGTGCTGGGCGTGGATGTGCATGAGGAGTCGATTCGCCAGGCTTCGGTCCGGTATCAGTCGCCGACACTTTCGTTTCGGCTCGCGGACATCGAAGCGCTGGTGAACGATGGGGCGCGGTTTGATCTGGTGGTCTGTTCGGAGGTGCTGGAGCACCTCTACCACCCAAGGAAATTTTTGGACATGCTCACCCGGGTACTGGAGCCGGGCGGCGGCGTGATCATCACCACGCCCAATGGCTACGGCTCGTTCGAGTGGTTGAGCAGTCTTCACGGACTGCTTGCCCGTGCCGGAATCCATGGCTTGCTTCGGCGGGTGGCCCATGCCTGTTCGCCTTCCCGCAAGGCCGCCACGACGCCGGAGGCCGAAGCGGAAACAGTCGTGCCGACGACTGGCTTCTTAAATATGGACTCGACGCACGTGCAGTTTTTCCGGATCGGTGAACTCGAACGGATATTTTTCGACGGTGGATTTCGCATTATCGAGCGGAGGGCCCGCACGCTATTGTGTGGTCCCTACGTGGATGTGCTCTTTCGCCTGGCGCCCTGGGAGCCGGCGTTGTGTCGCGCGAACAACCGGCTGGCGGATCTGCTGCCGTTCTCCTGGGCGGCAGATTGGATGTTCCTGCTGGAGCATCGCGGGGCGGGGGCGCAGTGA